The Fortiea contorta PCC 7126 genome has a segment encoding these proteins:
- a CDS encoding glycosyltransferase, producing the protein MNHQLADTTPNHSFWPMVSVVVPIYNGEADLPDLISCLLSQTYPQNRVEYLLVDNNSSDRTATILQQAAQLYPHKIYHLSENKIQSSYAARNTGIRAAVGEVTVFTDADCRPQPQWLESLVQPLINPEVVIVVGEITGLPGKSFLEKHAQKQETLSQKHTLSHPFCAYGQTANLAIRRSAWEKVGLFRPYLTTGGDADICWRILDAKIGRWEFAPNAIIKHRHRGTFQDLESQWRRYGRSNLYLHELYGVDLMPKLTPQEYYYRLARWLVKEVPQKSLQAIAGQATLVDLLNTPIALFTARARYLGQSDAKLPESAKMIEWL; encoded by the coding sequence ATGAATCATCAGTTAGCTGATACAACCCCCAATCACAGCTTTTGGCCGATGGTATCGGTGGTTGTTCCTATCTATAACGGCGAAGCAGATTTACCAGATTTAATCTCTTGTTTATTGTCCCAAACTTACCCTCAAAACCGGGTAGAATATCTATTGGTGGATAATAATAGTAGCGATCGCACCGCCACAATCTTACAACAAGCTGCTCAACTTTATCCGCACAAAATTTATCACCTCAGCGAAAATAAAATTCAAAGTTCCTACGCCGCCCGGAATACAGGTATCCGCGCCGCCGTAGGTGAAGTGACGGTTTTTACTGACGCTGATTGTCGTCCCCAGCCACAATGGCTAGAATCATTAGTCCAGCCTTTAATCAACCCAGAAGTGGTAATTGTCGTAGGTGAAATTACAGGACTGCCGGGTAAAAGTTTTTTAGAAAAACACGCCCAGAAGCAAGAAACGCTATCACAAAAGCATACTTTATCTCATCCCTTTTGTGCCTACGGTCAAACCGCAAACTTGGCAATCCGTCGCAGCGCTTGGGAAAAAGTGGGTTTATTTCGCCCTTATCTGACTACTGGTGGTGATGCAGACATCTGTTGGCGAATTCTAGATGCTAAAATCGGTCGGTGGGAATTTGCCCCAAACGCCATCATAAAACACCGCCATCGTGGGACATTTCAGGATCTAGAAAGTCAATGGCGACGCTATGGGCGCTCAAATCTCTATTTACATGAATTATATGGCGTGGATTTAATGCCAAAGCTCACACCCCAGGAATATTATTATCGCTTGGCACGTTGGTTAGTCAAAGAAGTACCCCAAAAAAGTCTTCAGGCGATCGCTGGTCAAGCCACCCTTGTAGATTTATTAAATACTCCCATCGCTTTATTTACCGCCAGAGCGCGTTATCTAGGGCAAAGCGACGCCAAGTTACCCGAATCTGCAAAAATGATTGAATGGTTATAG
- a CDS encoding NAD(P)H-quinone oxidoreductase subunit M: protein MDNPTLLKSTTRHIRIFAAEIDRDGELAPSNQVLTLDIDPDNEFNWSEDALQKIYRKFDELVEASSGLELTDYNLRRVGSDLEHYLRSLLQKGEISYNLSSRVTNYSMGLPQVAVGETK, encoded by the coding sequence ATGGACAACCCGACGCTGCTCAAGTCTACAACCCGACATATTCGCATTTTTGCCGCAGAAATTGACCGAGATGGCGAACTAGCTCCTAGTAACCAAGTCTTAACACTGGATATTGATCCAGACAATGAATTCAACTGGAGTGAAGATGCACTGCAAAAAATCTATCGCAAGTTTGATGAATTGGTAGAAGCATCTAGCGGCTTGGAGCTAACAGATTATAACTTACGTCGTGTAGGGTCAGACTTGGAACATTATTTGCGATCGCTCCTGCAAAAAGGCGAGATTAGCTATAATCTTTCCAGCCGCGTCACTAACTACAGCATGGGACTTCCTCAAGTGGCGGTTGGCGAAACTAAGTAG
- a CDS encoding helix-hairpin-helix domain-containing protein: MNNWLPLNLKLQKLRTRLLNDPYYRLQSGEEIQMAVKLGIKIDANQATVDDWLRLPGLSIHQARSLVELSSSGVKFYCLEDIAAALAIPLQRLEPLQPLLSFIFYDEESLINPTQIVNPNTASVARLAQIPFIDPSLAQAVVQNRVSFGPYRNLVDFQQRLSLSGDAIAQLMYYLRF, encoded by the coding sequence ATGAACAACTGGCTACCTCTCAACCTCAAGTTGCAAAAACTCCGGACTCGGCTGCTGAATGACCCATACTATCGGCTACAGTCTGGAGAAGAAATTCAAATGGCGGTAAAACTGGGTATCAAGATTGACGCTAACCAAGCAACTGTAGATGATTGGTTGCGTTTACCTGGTTTATCAATTCACCAAGCGCGATCGCTTGTGGAACTCTCCAGCTCTGGTGTTAAATTTTACTGTCTTGAAGATATTGCTGCAGCTTTGGCGATACCTTTGCAGCGGCTAGAACCATTACAGCCGCTGCTAAGTTTTATTTTTTATGATGAAGAATCTTTAATTAATCCTACCCAGATAGTTAATCCTAACACCGCTTCCGTGGCAAGACTGGCACAGATACCATTTATTGATCCGTCCCTCGCCCAAGCGGTAGTGCAGAATCGTGTATCATTTGGCCCTTATCGTAACTTGGTTGATTTCCAGCAGCGGTTGTCATTATCTGGAGATGCGATCGCCCAATTAATGTATTATCTGCGGTTTTGA
- a CDS encoding Npun_R1517 family heterocyst differentiation transcriptional regulator — translation MNSKALPRQINNIEVGVYECELHLKFRLVEEKSLLSDREQLLQVLLDALAEGSDDFLETLQASVKAQEVSEFKASPQMRRQLMRLRNFAENNQ, via the coding sequence ATGAACTCCAAAGCCTTACCACGCCAAATAAATAATATCGAAGTAGGTGTTTATGAATGTGAATTACATCTCAAATTCCGGTTGGTTGAAGAAAAGAGTCTATTGAGCGATCGCGAGCAACTATTACAGGTATTATTAGATGCTCTTGCTGAAGGTTCTGATGACTTTCTCGAAACGCTACAGGCGTCGGTGAAAGCCCAGGAAGTTTCTGAGTTCAAAGCCTCACCACAAATGCGACGCCAATTGATGCGATTGCGTAATTTTGCTGAAAATAATCAATAA
- the rsmG gene encoding 16S rRNA (guanine(527)-N(7))-methyltransferase RsmG: protein MTNLLPQMPEIWQQTLNWQPTQVQQVQFQRLYELILEGNRLLNLTRITEPQEFWEKHLWDSLRGIALQGKFISSLEPGASVIDIGTGAGFPGIPVAIALPNCTMRLMDATRKKIAFIDQIVTKLALSNSQTLVGRAEEVGQQRPHRQSYDIALIRAVGTASACAEYALPLLKSNGLAIIYRGNWTQEETTTLQSAARQLGGVIESIDEFTTPLSQSIRHCLYLRKVVNTPADFPRAVGVPAHNPL from the coding sequence ATGACAAATTTACTGCCGCAAATGCCAGAAATATGGCAGCAAACTCTTAACTGGCAACCAACTCAGGTACAGCAGGTGCAGTTTCAAAGGCTTTATGAATTAATTTTAGAGGGAAACCGTCTACTAAATTTGACCCGCATCACTGAGCCACAAGAGTTTTGGGAAAAACATCTGTGGGATTCGCTGCGGGGAATTGCGCTACAGGGAAAATTTATCTCTTCTCTAGAACCGGGTGCGTCTGTGATTGATATTGGTACAGGGGCGGGTTTTCCGGGAATTCCTGTGGCGATCGCTCTGCCCAATTGTACAATGAGGCTGATGGATGCTACGCGCAAAAAAATTGCGTTTATTGACCAAATTGTGACTAAACTCGCTTTGAGCAACAGTCAAACTCTTGTTGGCAGAGCTGAAGAAGTCGGTCAACAACGCCCCCATCGCCAAAGCTATGATATCGCTCTCATCCGTGCAGTGGGCACTGCTTCAGCTTGTGCTGAATATGCTCTACCTTTGCTCAAATCAAATGGTTTAGCAATCATTTATCGTGGTAACTGGACACAAGAAGAAACCACCACTCTGCAAAGTGCTGCTCGTCAGTTGGGTGGTGTGATTGAATCGATTGATGAATTTACAACGCCTTTGAGTCAAAGCATTCGTCACTGCTTATATCTGCGTAAAGTAGTGAATACACCTGCTGATTTTCCCCGCGCTGTTGGTGTACCTGCTCACAACCCTCTTTAA
- a CDS encoding BrnA antitoxin family protein translates to MSNEPILTNSQTDWQRLDAMSDEDIDLSDCPEITPELFAKATVRRGLPAAKNKVQVTLRIDTDVLEWFKSQGRGYQTQINTLLRAYMEAHR, encoded by the coding sequence ATGAGCAACGAACCTATTTTGACCAACTCTCAGACTGATTGGCAACGGCTAGATGCTATGAGTGATGAAGACATTGATTTATCAGATTGTCCGGAAATTACACCAGAACTGTTTGCCAAAGCAACTGTCAGACGGGGCTTACCTGCTGCAAAAAACAAAGTACAGGTGACGTTACGCATTGATACTGATGTATTGGAGTGGTTCAAATCACAAGGACGGGGTTATCAAACTCAGATCAATACTTTGTTACGAGCATATATGGAGGCTCATCGATAG
- a CDS encoding BrnT family toxin, whose amino-acid sequence MLQGRVVAVVYTDRDQLIRIISVRKATKYEQRTYFDQLSD is encoded by the coding sequence TTGTTACAAGGACGAGTTGTTGCTGTTGTCTACACAGATCGTGATCAGTTGATCAGGATTATTTCTGTAAGAAAGGCGACTAAATATGAGCAACGAACCTATTTTGACCAACTCTCAGACTGA
- a CDS encoding response regulator transcription factor, with product MSAQLLLVDDEPGLREAVKDYLQESGFSVQVASNAREGWDLMQQNTPDLVISDIMMPQVDGYQFLKQLREDPRFQALPVVFLTAKGMTGDRIQGYQAGVDAYLPKPFDPDELIAIVENLLTRRTAKPQTTGEEGETPDIAELAHQIAQIKALLTQKNAISQSPVPFKIDLTPREQSVLNLVAEGLMNKEIARRLETSVRNVEKYVSRLFSKTGTNSRTELVRFALEHGLAK from the coding sequence ATGTCAGCACAACTGTTACTGGTAGATGATGAACCGGGATTACGAGAAGCCGTCAAAGACTATTTACAAGAAAGCGGTTTCAGCGTTCAAGTCGCCAGTAACGCCCGTGAGGGTTGGGATTTGATGCAACAAAATACACCGGATCTCGTAATTTCTGATATTATGATGCCTCAGGTAGACGGCTATCAATTCCTCAAGCAACTTCGAGAAGATCCCCGGTTTCAAGCTCTACCAGTCGTATTTTTAACAGCAAAGGGGATGACAGGCGATCGCATCCAAGGTTATCAAGCTGGTGTGGACGCCTATTTACCAAAGCCCTTTGACCCAGATGAATTAATTGCGATCGTGGAAAACTTGCTTACTCGGCGCACGGCCAAACCTCAAACCACAGGCGAAGAGGGTGAAACTCCTGATATTGCTGAACTCGCCCATCAGATTGCTCAAATTAAAGCTTTGCTCACACAAAAAAATGCGATTTCTCAATCACCAGTCCCTTTTAAAATTGACCTGACTCCCAGAGAACAAAGTGTTTTGAACTTGGTAGCAGAAGGGTTGATGAATAAAGAAATCGCTCGTCGCTTAGAAACTAGCGTCCGCAATGTGGAAAAATACGTTAGCCGTTTGTTTAGTAAAACTGGTACCAATAGCCGTACAGAGTTGGTGCGTTTTGCTTTAGAACACGGACTAGCAAAATAA
- the ctpB gene encoding carboxyl-terminal processing protease CtpB, translating into MNQSAKRYSPLQVALIGGAIATTATLSVFGPAWTRGVRAALALQDSPKAVVDQVWQVVNREYVDGKFNQQDWQATRQSLLSRDYSSREEAYVAIREALQKLGDPYTRFMDPKQYEALTSQTSGEVSGIGIRMEFNEKTKRLTVVEAIENSPALRAGIKAGDEILAIDGKSTQQMKVDDASKLIRGKAGTPITLKLGRLGQNAFDLKLTRATIEVPTVRYTVKQEGNRRIGYIRLREFSSHAADQMRRAIRDLNGKQVNGYVLDLRGNPGGLLQASIEIARMWLDNGGIVRTVDRKGGAEDTKANRTALTNLPLAVLVDGNSASASEILTGALKDNRRAVVVGSQTFGKALVQSVHELTDGSGLAVTIAHYYTPKGTDINHKGITPDIKLELTEAQERQLATNPDLVGTQNDPQYARAIAVLSTSTFATPPVNQPSSSMSSRAKDLQF; encoded by the coding sequence ATGAACCAATCTGCGAAACGTTACTCACCGCTCCAAGTGGCTTTGATTGGTGGAGCGATCGCCACGACAGCCACATTATCTGTATTTGGCCCTGCCTGGACTCGCGGCGTTCGTGCTGCCCTCGCCCTACAAGATAGCCCAAAAGCGGTAGTTGACCAAGTATGGCAAGTGGTAAATCGTGAATATGTTGATGGCAAATTTAATCAACAAGATTGGCAAGCAACTAGGCAAAGCCTGCTAAGTAGAGACTATTCCTCCCGTGAAGAAGCTTACGTCGCTATCCGCGAGGCTTTACAAAAGTTGGGAGATCCTTACACCCGCTTTATGGACCCCAAGCAGTATGAAGCTCTCACCAGTCAAACATCTGGGGAAGTTTCCGGAATTGGGATTCGCATGGAATTCAACGAAAAAACCAAGCGCCTGACTGTTGTGGAAGCCATAGAAAATTCCCCAGCACTGAGGGCGGGAATCAAAGCAGGCGATGAAATTTTAGCTATTGATGGCAAATCCACCCAGCAAATGAAGGTGGATGACGCATCCAAGCTGATTCGCGGTAAAGCCGGTACCCCCATTACCTTGAAGTTGGGAAGATTGGGTCAAAATGCTTTTGATTTAAAGCTTACCAGAGCCACTATCGAAGTCCCTACAGTCCGTTACACAGTTAAACAAGAAGGTAATCGCCGCATTGGCTATATCCGCTTGCGGGAGTTTAGTTCTCACGCCGCTGACCAAATGCGCCGAGCTATCCGAGATTTGAATGGTAAGCAAGTTAACGGCTATGTGTTAGATTTGCGGGGAAATCCCGGTGGTTTGTTGCAGGCGAGCATTGAAATTGCTCGGATGTGGCTGGATAATGGCGGTATTGTCCGTACAGTAGACCGCAAGGGAGGCGCTGAAGATACGAAAGCCAACCGCACAGCCTTGACTAATCTACCTCTAGCAGTATTGGTGGACGGTAATTCAGCCAGTGCAAGTGAAATCCTGACAGGAGCACTCAAGGATAACAGACGGGCGGTGGTTGTTGGTAGTCAAACCTTTGGTAAAGCTTTAGTGCAATCGGTTCATGAACTCACTGATGGCTCTGGTTTGGCGGTGACTATTGCCCATTACTACACTCCCAAGGGCACTGATATCAACCACAAAGGTATTACCCCAGATATCAAGCTGGAGTTGACAGAAGCACAAGAGCGTCAATTGGCGACTAATCCTGATTTGGTAGGGACGCAGAACGATCCGCAGTATGCGCGAGCGATCGCAGTTCTATCTACCAGCACCTTCGCCACACCTCCAGTCAATCAACCCTCTAGTTCCATGAGTAGTCGCGCTAAAGACTTGCAATTTTAG
- a CDS encoding YdcF family protein yields MKRQRLLKSSISQRIKITKLWQRLQKFVCGLCFALGIWLIFTTITLISVSSQPVNGLFVLGGSIQREIYVAEAAKRYPQIPILISQGSPDPCVWLIFQREAADLSNVWLEKCADSTWGNFYYGITILRRWGVTKVTLITSQSHLPRAKWIAQILFGANRIWVDVEVVPERGVPGNRESWLKTGLDVTRSLLWAVFSPIIQPQCSQVIRLADVDMSAWELQGFKCERQGNLER; encoded by the coding sequence ATGAAACGTCAACGACTTTTAAAATCATCAATTTCTCAGAGGATAAAAATCACAAAGCTGTGGCAACGATTACAAAAATTTGTTTGTGGATTGTGCTTTGCTTTGGGTATTTGGTTAATTTTTACCACTATTACTTTAATTTCTGTATCGTCTCAACCTGTCAATGGCTTGTTTGTGCTAGGCGGTAGCATTCAGCGGGAAATCTACGTAGCCGAGGCTGCAAAAAGATACCCCCAAATCCCAATTTTGATTTCTCAGGGTTCTCCAGACCCTTGTGTGTGGCTGATTTTTCAACGAGAAGCCGCAGACTTATCAAACGTGTGGTTAGAAAAGTGCGCCGACTCTACTTGGGGAAATTTTTATTATGGTATTACGATTCTGCGGCGTTGGGGAGTGACTAAAGTCACGTTAATCACTTCCCAATCACACCTCCCCAGGGCGAAATGGATAGCACAGATACTTTTTGGCGCTAATCGTATTTGGGTAGATGTGGAGGTAGTCCCAGAGCGAGGTGTACCAGGAAACCGTGAATCTTGGCTAAAAACAGGCTTAGATGTAACCCGTAGCTTGTTGTGGGCAGTTTTTAGCCCAATTATACAGCCACAATGCTCACAAGTAATCAGACTGGCGGATGTGGATATGTCAGCTTGGGAGCTGCAAGGATTTAAATGTGAACGTCAGGGGAATTTAGAGAGATGA
- a CDS encoding cyclase family protein, which yields MKKLIVLFLIPLFILIICLPLNAAQARSTLPLWQVYQQSLKTAKYVDLTHTITPKIPVWGGFATSKFEPTINPKTLQPYTYAKDGFEATHYDLSTDQLGTQLDPPAHWSPDYPAIDELPATFAVRPLVVIPIQDKVAKDPNYHLTVLDIQDWERQHGRIPEGSVVFVRSDWSKEWPNPELAKRTKFPGVSLAALKFLHLQRKILFHGHEPLDTDSTPTLEGEAWLLRNGYTQAEGVANLDKVPQTGALVAIGYPKFQGGLGGYARFIAICPPNWQYGVSVGQIPESPLQKADKPLRWNPDLGVRVR from the coding sequence ATGAAAAAACTCATAGTTCTGTTTTTAATTCCTCTGTTCATCCTGATTATTTGTCTACCTCTCAACGCCGCACAAGCACGCTCGACACTTCCCTTGTGGCAGGTTTATCAGCAATCTTTGAAAACAGCTAAATACGTTGACCTCACCCATACAATTACTCCGAAAATCCCTGTATGGGGAGGATTTGCCACGTCAAAGTTTGAGCCAACAATCAATCCTAAAACATTGCAACCATACACTTATGCAAAAGATGGTTTTGAAGCAACTCATTACGACCTTTCCACAGATCAATTAGGCACACAATTAGATCCGCCAGCTCATTGGAGTCCTGATTATCCGGCGATTGATGAATTACCTGCAACTTTTGCTGTGCGTCCTTTGGTGGTAATTCCCATTCAGGACAAGGTGGCGAAAGACCCTAACTATCATCTTACGGTGCTAGATATTCAAGATTGGGAAAGGCAACATGGTAGAATCCCTGAAGGTTCGGTGGTATTTGTGCGCTCTGATTGGTCTAAGGAATGGCCAAATCCTGAACTAGCTAAGAGAACTAAATTTCCTGGAGTGAGTTTGGCGGCGCTGAAGTTTCTACATTTGCAACGTAAAATTTTATTCCACGGTCATGAACCGCTAGACACAGATAGTACGCCTACTCTGGAAGGTGAAGCTTGGCTATTGAGGAATGGCTATACCCAAGCAGAAGGTGTGGCAAATTTGGATAAAGTGCCACAAACAGGCGCATTGGTGGCGATAGGCTATCCGAAATTTCAAGGCGGTTTGGGTGGTTATGCTCGTTTTATTGCTATTTGTCCGCCGAATTGGCAATATGGTGTGTCAGTCGGTCAGATTCCCGAATCACCCTTGCAAAAAGCTGATAAACCACTGCGTTGGAACCCAGATTTAGGCGTAAGAGTGAGGTAA